One window of Thermostichus vulcanus str. 'Rupite' genomic DNA carries:
- a CDS encoding ribonuclease III domain-containing protein, with protein MNDLLSDPTSEKLSLAEIRRLPPAALAYLGDAIYELHVRRQQLFPPDRLERYHQQVVGRVRGSAQAKLLLMLLPHLNPEEQEVVRWGRNGCGRPPRHLPLADYQNASGLETILGYLYLVNLERLRQVLALTDVLAEAVAKQEG; from the coding sequence GTGAACGATTTGCTGTCTGATCCCACTTCAGAAAAGCTCTCTCTGGCTGAGATTCGCCGCTTGCCGCCGGCAGCCTTGGCCTATTTGGGAGATGCCATCTACGAGCTGCATGTGCGTCGCCAGCAGTTATTTCCTCCGGATCGATTGGAGCGTTATCACCAGCAGGTGGTAGGAAGGGTGCGGGGGTCTGCTCAGGCGAAATTGTTGCTGATGTTGTTGCCTCATCTCAACCCTGAAGAGCAGGAAGTGGTTCGTTGGGGGCGCAATGGCTGCGGTCGTCCCCCCCGACATTTACCGTTGGCGGATTATCAAAATGCCAGTGGGTTAGAAACCATCCTCGGCTACCTTTATTTGGTCAACCTGGAGCGGCTAAGGCAAGTCTTGGCTCTTACAGATGTTTTGGCGGAGGCCGTGGCGAAGCAAGAAGGCTAG
- a CDS encoding photosystem I reaction center subunit IX yields MADFTKFLTTAPVAFILFSSFVFALFIEINRFFPDILTF; encoded by the coding sequence ATGGCTGATTTCACCAAGTTTCTGACCACGGCCCCGGTGGCGTTCATCCTGTTCTCCTCTTTCGTCTTCGCGCTGTTCATTGAGATCAATCGCTTCTTCCCCGATATCTTGACCTTCTGA
- a CDS encoding photosystem I reaction center subunit XI, with amino-acid sequence MADMVEPNADIAPPSEGYITVPEGDPQIGDLWTPINHAPAVRLLIDWLPINRPGLSPIWRGLEIGMAHGYWLVGPFAKLGPLRNEPTALLSGFLGACGLILIMTAALSLYGTVTSHRNIGPVGGSQSWSELAAGFLVGSIGGAIVAYLLLLNIDVLLPGLG; translated from the coding sequence ATGGCTGACATGGTTGAACCCAATGCCGATATTGCTCCGCCCAGCGAGGGCTACATCACCGTTCCTGAGGGGGATCCGCAAATTGGCGATCTCTGGACGCCGATCAACCATGCACCTGCCGTCCGCCTGTTGATTGACTGGTTACCGATCAACCGCCCTGGCCTCAGCCCGATTTGGCGTGGGTTGGAAATTGGCATGGCCCATGGCTACTGGTTGGTGGGGCCTTTTGCCAAACTAGGCCCGTTGCGCAATGAACCCACTGCTCTTTTGAGTGGTTTTTTGGGGGCCTGTGGTTTGATCTTGATCATGACTGCCGCCCTTTCCCTTTACGGCACCGTTACCTCCCATCGCAATATCGGCCCCGTGGGGGGATCCCAGTCTTGGAGTGAGTTGGCGGCTGGCTTTTTGGTGGGCAGCATCGGTGGGGCCATCGTCGCCTACTTGTTATTGCTCAACATCGATGTGTTGTTGCCAGGCTTGGGCTAA
- a CDS encoding CsbD family protein, whose protein sequence is MSLEKHVETTAKTLEGKIQEAVGELTGDQREKLEDKAKQAEAAARQVVEDTRESIKDVVDEVMD, encoded by the coding sequence ATGAGCCTTGAAAAGCACGTTGAAACCACTGCCAAAACTCTGGAAGGTAAAATCCAGGAGGCTGTTGGTGAACTCACCGGAGACCAACGGGAAAAGCTGGAAGATAAGGCCAAACAAGCGGAAGCAGCCGCCCGCCAAGTCGTTGAAGATACCCGAGAATCCATCAAGGATGTGGTGGATGAGGTAATGGATTAG